A single region of the Nitrososphaerota archaeon genome encodes:
- a CDS encoding PadR family transcriptional regulator: MFPFRKWMRHTAIVPKGFLRHYVLELLNEKPMSGAEIMDEIDKRTNGCWRPSPGSVYPLLAWLQDNGYIKELPVEESGVKYYALTDKGKKLLEEQRKVKEKLREEAKFLGPPFLEPLLFKVPFEKIAGIQKSIRRLMIAFFDLGNNLEKKFSEEIIKEIQKIIDETSEKIEEINKKLKSEKNE, encoded by the coding sequence ATGTTTCCATTTAGAAAATGGATGAGACATACAGCTATTGTTCCAAAAGGATTTCTAAGACATTATGTACTTGAATTATTAAATGAAAAACCTATGTCAGGAGCAGAAATAATGGATGAAATCGATAAAAGAACTAATGGTTGTTGGAGACCAAGTCCAGGATCAGTTTATCCTCTTTTAGCATGGTTGCAAGATAATGGATATATAAAAGAGTTACCAGTTGAAGAAAGTGGAGTAAAATATTATGCACTTACAGATAAAGGTAAAAAACTTTTAGAAGAACAAAGAAAAGTAAAAGAAAAACTTAGAGAAGAAGCGAAATTTTTAGGACCACCATTTTTAGAGCCTTTATTATTTAAAGTTCCTTTTGAAAAAATTGCTGGAATACAAAAATCTATAAGAAGGCTTATGATAGCATTTTTTGACCTTGGAAATAATTTGGAAAAAAAGTTTTCAGAGGAAATTATTAAAGAAATTCAAAAAATTATAGATGAAACTTCAGAAAAAATTGAAGAAATAAATAAGAAATTAAAAAGTGAGAAAAATGAATGA
- a CDS encoding CBS domain-containing protein, whose amino-acid sequence MIVELSSIIEDVKVREIMSSPVIEANEEDSIQTIAEKMKKYHIGSIVIMRNGKPVGIITKRDLIDKVIAENKLPSQVKAKEIMSSPVYEASPDDEISKIVRKMNELKVSRLIVTYKGKLVGIVSLKDVLQVTPEIIDLIREKIKLAESAIAERKKELMEGYCDSCGEWSDSLSVIDGQFLCEECRIEIEKGKRGVGIEEEESE is encoded by the coding sequence ATGATAGTGGAGCTTTCCTCAATAATTGAAGACGTTAAAGTTAGAGAAATTATGTCAAGTCCAGTAATTGAAGCAAATGAGGAAGATAGTATTCAAACTATTGCTGAGAAAATGAAAAAATATCATATAGGAAGCATAGTTATAATGAGAAATGGAAAACCTGTTGGAATAATTACTAAAAGAGATTTAATAGATAAAGTTATTGCAGAAAATAAACTTCCAAGTCAAGTAAAAGCTAAAGAAATAATGTCTTCTCCAGTTTATGAAGCTTCACCAGATGATGAAATAAGTAAAATTGTTAGAAAAATGAATGAATTAAAAGTTAGTAGATTAATAGTTACTTATAAAGGCAAACTTGTTGGAATAGTTAGTTTAAAAGATGTGCTTCAAGTAACTCCTGAAATAATAGATTTAATAAGAGAAAAAATAAAATTAGCTGAAAGTGCTATTGCTGAAAGGAAAAAAGAATTAATGGAAGGATATTGTGATTCTTGTGGAGAATGGTCAGATTCTCTTTCAGTAATTGATGGACAATTTTTATGTGAAGAATGTAGAATTGAAATTGAAAAAGGTAAGAGAGGAGTAGGAATAGAAGAGGAAGAGTCGGAATAA
- a CDS encoding Mut7-C RNAse domain-containing protein translates to MENEKKFLVNSMLGSLARWLRIIGYDTIYWIGEDKNLLEKASLENRIILTKDKNLYSQAIKNNIKAILIKSNDIISMFKQLILEIGINVKINFEKTRCPLCNSLLILNENSIKKVWNCPSCGKKYWIGKHWKEINRKINLIKESVKE, encoded by the coding sequence ATGGAGAATGAGAAAAAATTTTTAGTTAATTCTATGTTAGGAAGCTTAGCTAGATGGCTTAGAATAATTGGATATGATACTATTTATTGGATAGGTGAAGATAAAAATTTATTAGAAAAAGCCTCTTTAGAAAATAGAATAATTTTAACAAAAGATAAAAATTTATATTCTCAAGCAATAAAAAATAATATTAAAGCAATTTTAATTAAAAGCAATGATATAATAAGTATGTTTAAACAATTAATATTGGAAATTGGAATAAATGTAAAAATAAATTTTGAAAAAACAAGATGCCCATTATGCAATAGCTTACTTATTTTGAATGAAAATTCTATAAAAAAAGTTTGGAATTGCCCTTCATGTGGAAAAAAATATTGGATTGGAAAACATTGGAAAGAAATAAATAGAAAAATTAATTTAATTAAAGAGAGTGTTAAGGAATGA